The genomic stretch ATCGCTTTAGACGCAGCGACACGAGGTTTAAAGGTAGCGGTTGTCGAAAGAGACGACTTCAGCTCTGGGACAAGCAGTAAGAGCACGAAACTGGTACACGGTGGCGTCCGCTACTTGGAAAAGGCCGTGTGGGAGCTAGATTACAACCAGTCAGTTATTTAATGATTAATCTGAAAAAGTGAGACATGCTCTAGGATGGAAACTGACTTCCCACATAGGTACAAACTTGTCAAGGAAGCCTTGAGGGAGCGCAAATACTTTTTGAACACTGCTCCTCACCTCTCCAGCTGGCTTCCTATCATGGTTCCCGTTCAGAAGTGGTGGCAAGCTCCCTATTTCTGGGTTGGTACCAAGTTTTATGACTACTTGGCTGGGTCGGAGGGAATTGAGAGCTCCTACTTCCTGCCTAAAAGCAAGGCAATTGATGCTTTTCCTATGCTGAGAAAAGATAATATGATTGGTGCCATGGTTTACTACGGTATGGACTTTATTTAAAACGCTGCCTATTGAGTTTATCAACACTTTCGCGTTACTAATAGCATATACAGATGGCGCCCACAACGACTCTCGGATGAACGTGTCTCTTGCGATGACAGCTGCATTGTATGGAAGCACTGTTGTCAATCACATGCAGGTCACTGGCCTCACCAAAGATGCCTCGGGTAACTTGAATGGGGCGCGAGTGAAAGATATCATACCAGGAAAGAATGGccaagaggaaggagaattTACTATACGGGCCAAGGGCATCATCAATGCGACCGGCCCCTTCACCGATTCCATCAGAAAGATGGACGAGCCTGACGTGAAAGAAATTGTCGCACCTAGCTCTGGTGTCCATGTTATTTTACCTGGATATTATAGTCCTTCGGACATGGGTCTCATTGACCCTTCAACGTCCGATGGCCGTgttatcttcttccttccatgGCAGGGAAACACAATTGCTGGGACCACTGATCAACCTACCGAAATCACGACTCAACCCGAGCCGTCTGAAAAGGACATCAACTGGATTCTGTCAGAAGTCCGTGGCTACTTAGCCCCTGATATCAACGTTGAGCGGAGCGATGTGCTGGCAGCATGGTCTGGAATTCGGCCTTTGGTTCGTGATCCTAAAGTGAAGAGCTCCGAAGCATTGGTTCGCAACCATCTGATTACTGTTTCTCCGTCCGGGCTGTTAACATGTGCGGGAGGAAAATGGACGACTTACCGCCAaatggcagaagaagctgtaGATGAGGCGATTAATGTTTTCAACCTGAAGCCCCGGCATGTCTCCCAGGTTCCAGATATTAGTGGTGTCGGAGGCAGCGGCTTGGTGGCTGATGGTGCTGTTCTTGACGGGTCTTGTCAGACACACCAGGTCCGCTTGATTGGGGCCCACGGTTACTCCAAAACACTATTTATCAACCTCATTCAACATTTTGGTCTTGAGACCGATGTGGCCCAGCATCTAACGCAATCATATGGTGATCGCGCTTGGCAGGTGGCAGCTTTGTCTTCACCGACAAACGCCCGCTTCCCTGTTCGCGGTCAACGTATTTCTGCGTTATACCCGTTTATCGATGGCGAGGTTCGCTATGCTGTTCGCCATGAATATGCTCAAACTGCCGTTGATGTCATTGCTCGCAGAACTCGATTGGCATTCCTCAACGCTGAGGCAGCACTTGAAGCCCTTCCCAATATCATCGACTTGATGAGCGAGGAACTCAATTGGgataacaaaagaaaagacctcGAGTGGAAAGAGAGTGTTAGCTTCCTTTCGTCCATGGGGCTTCCCAAGAATTTCCTTGGATTGTCCAGGGCGCAGGTCGAGGCGGGCAAAGTGAAGCAAGTGGATTCTGCGGAACACCAAGCGTCCTCCAGAACTGGTAAGCAAATAAGATGCTTGAGGGAATGAGCTTCAAAGTACTAATCATTTCTCAGACCCCCCCGCAGATGTGCTCAATAGCGACCTCCACCCCGAGACTTCCGTGGCTTCTGAAGCATCAAGTCGCTTGATAAGTTCAGAATCTGCTGCAAACAAATAGAATATCATGATATATAGAGCGGATGTGTATAAGTGTATAATAAAGTTGTCATAACGGAAGAATATGTACAATCATCATTAATGTGCGTGTTAGATCTGTCTATGCGTGTTTCGCGTCGTCGCGCCATGGGTGCTTAGTATGGGTTGACCGCGCACAACATTCCACCGAGATATATGCATTACGAAGCAGTGGCCAAGTTTTCGTATGCTCTATCTATAGCTCTTTGCTCGGTAGCCATATGCTGATGACTAATATGGCGAAAGTCCTCGTGGGACATTAGACATACATAGCCGAGTTTTCTGTCGTCGTCTCTTCCGTATTCTATACCCTGATACCACATTGACAACGAGACTGAGACGTATACCCTCTGTCCCGCAACCTCACGCCTCTGATGCGATTATGTAACGAGTGGTTTGCATATGCCGGGCACGTCGAGTAGATGCCGTTTTGGAAGATCATTAACAATAAGGTAGAACCGTTCCTGCAGTGGGGCAGCTGGTCAATTGACAACTTGACCAACCTAACCCCTTAACAGGTAAGTAGCGAAGCTATAAGGCATAGTGTTTATTTCGATGTGAAAGCGACTCCAGCGTATGTGTGTGAATTAGACGCCGAGCCACcaattcttttctctttggccTAGGTCTTTGAGATTCCATCCTCCCCGATTTGACTCGAACGGGTATTTCTACTTCTAGGCATCTCTATCGGCTCGCTTCAAGTCTGACTGGCTGGCATGAACACCATGTCTAGACGTCCTAAGGGCAGGCCTCAATATAGGACACCAGTGTGTAGCATTATGTATGTAATTGTATGTAATATGTACGTTTATTTATGATACTGAGTACCAGCCTAAGATCGAGGAATAGGGAGGTAGATTGAGTACCCGCCAAGCCTCAGCCCAGTCAATGGAAAATTTACGGAATGGAGCCCGCGTTGGGAGATACCTTATGATACGGTCATAATAGATATATTCGGTGACTAGAATATCCAAATAGCCCCAGCAAGGGAATCTGGACCAGGCTATGCCGTCCTAACTCATGGTTGAAACGATTGAGTTGTCATTTATGGTTTGACCGGAACCAAGCACGATCACTGCCCACATGATCCGTGTAGccttctttgctcttttgtCTACGCTTTACACACTTAGTTTCATGAACAGTTAGGAAACAGATCACTGGGGTGGATTTCAGTATCATTGAGAACTCTGTGTATACATGACTGCATGACTATATACAGATACTTACAGACCCTACCTTGATATTTCGACTCCATCTGATATTGCCATAACCACACAAAGCCTACCTCTCGAGCTACATGTAGACTTTTGATGTTTGTGTGTATAGGGATCGTCTATCACTGCCGGAAGGTCCCCTGCACTCTGGGACATTCCCTACAGTTTATTTCAACAATCAAATTGGGtgcatttcttttttaaaaagATATGGTTCAAAGTGCCACATATTTTCTATCCTACTTTGGaggaatatatacatatgtactTTGTATGCCTATCCGTACTAGAGATAGCCAGGATGGGGAGCATGGCTGCAAAATATCGATGGTTTTCAGAATTGGTTGAAAACCGGTGATAAAATGAAACAAGGTTGGGGGGGACCGGTGGAGCCGAGACACCGTGTATCTCACTCAAGCcaaataaatgaaagaattgaTTTTCGTCATATGTAGCTCAGCCAGTTAGACATTGGGATAGAGTTGTGAACTTGTCGATTGAATGGGATAGCGCGTAGAATGAAGAGGGAAagccagagaagaaaacaaacggCGAGAGGGCCGTCAGGAAGGTACCCAGGCAATGAATGGCTAGATGTCAATCTTTCAGCCGCTCGGGTATCAGGTACTATTAATCGTCTCATACCGGATTTAGATCCGTATCCAATCTTTAAGCGCAGTCCACAGGTACCGTCAGAACCTGTCTAATCCGGCGGGTTCAAGGTGCAACGATTCCCTCGGAACAATACGTCGATCTTCGCTATTTTTATGACTCCCAAAATAGCCGCACGCCTTCTCTATGCGCGGGTATCATTGGTCCTCCGGCCAGAAtagggaaaggaaaaggtacGGAAAATCTATCATGTCACTCTGACGGCTGCGTCTTTGCTTGACCTTGATATACGAAACAACCTGCTTTCTGCAAACTGACTTGTTTTGAGCTTCCACGTGTAGTTGATAGTCGGAGCTGTGCCGAAGGTATTGACATGTCACTTCAGTCCAAACTCGAGCCGTTTCCTCGATAATTGTCCCAAAATCGCGCCACTGCTCCTCGGGTGACAAGCGAACCCTGGAATCGGGCGATAAAATAGTTGAAGAGAGCGAATTCATCTGGGGTAAACACGTAAGTGTCCGGTTGACTCTGTACCCTTCGCCACAGCTCCGTGACAGCATTATCAAGGATGATGCGATCGTCATCATTCTCTTCACAGTTCCTGGCTCGTTCCAAAGATTGTAGGACATTTGGTTGCATTACAGGAGAGGTAGAATTGGCCATTTGGGGTTTAGTTCTTGTGATGGACTGTCTGATGTTGTAATCCGTAAAGAGGTTCATAGGAGAAGTTTCTttaaagataaataaataaagataGAAATCGACATAAAAACAGCCCAGATCCTAACTACCGTGGGGGAGGGCAAGGGGATAATATTCCATCAACGGCCCCCTCTCCCCtcagaaaaaagaaagggcaaaaggaaaaaggaaggtaGAAATTTCGCTTTTTGGCAAGCCCCGAGCCTTTCCAAATTAACACAGTCCATGTGGAGCACAAGGGTGTGGATCGCATTTCCTACGAGTGACAAAACTGAACACAGCTACTTTGCTGGCATTGCAGAGAAACAGTTGTGAATTGATCTACCCTGTATTTGttcttattttatcttcctttctcatCTATTCCAGGCCGAAACAGACCACATTAGGGAAGTTGTGGTAGGATATTTGCAAATTTATTTACACCAAGGCTATTCAATGATAGATTCTGTCGAGATTCTTGTGAAAGGAGATGCTAAGTAGAACGAGGTTAAATACTTATTGTGGAGGTGTCTTACTTTATTCCCccatctccttttctctcacacacacacacacacacacacatatatatatatatatacattctctctctttctctctcgctTTTAACTTTCCCCCTTCCTGTTTGACTTTTACCTGGTTTTATCTAAGAGGGACCTGTTCCAAAGAGCCATGTGGCAGGTGGGGTTTCGTACGGGCTCACCCGATATAGTGCTAGTACTTAATTCTTGGCGTAACGGTTTTCTCCTCTTGTTGGGAAAGGATCTGATCCGGGCTCCACAGTAGGGTTTAACGAGATGTTAGTATTTACAGCACAATGGTCTCTCGATCAATTAGTGGTTACAAACTAATTAGTTATGCCTTAATGGTCTCCAGCTGTGACCAACAATCTGAGTACAACCGGGCTTGCATGGGACAAAGAATAGTAGGAACTAGGAAGTGCTGTAGGAAATTGAACTTCCTCTATATTTGCAGTTACAgttgcttctttctcaaaTAAAACAGTCATACCAAGATAATGGTTTAACGCGTGGTCGGTATATGGCAGTGAGCTTGAATTTGGCCTCCTCTCATCAACCCTGCCAatcttcctccctctctctcttttgtgtgtgtgtgtgtgtgtgtgtgtgtgtgtgtgtgtgtgtgtgtgtgtgtgtgtgtgtgtgtgtgtgtgtgtgtgtgtgtgtgtgtgtgtgtgtgtgtgtgtgtgtgtgtgtgtgtgtgtgtgtgtgtgtgtgtgtagTGGGGTCTAGGTGGGTATTCTGtgaagcctttcctttgtgttCTGTGGAAAGCTGTTAAATGACTTGCAGCGTCGTAGCACCAATGATAGAATGTTTGATGGCAGCATATTTTTGGTAACAGGCAATCTGCTCCAAAGTAGTCTACTGGGGTCCAAAATTTCAGACTCAGTCGAATGAGGATATGACAAATAGCTACTTGATGACATATCTATGTTGTGTGATTGCTGCAGAGTACAAAAACATCTACAGTGTCTCATCCTATTTATATCGCCGCAATCATAGTGTAACCAGTAAAAGAGTGTTTGCTTTTTAGAATAATTGTTTCTTTACCATATGGTCTTGCAGGCTTACAGATATAATGCTTGCAAATGGGACGGCCACTTGAAGCCAGTCGGACTCATGTTCTAACAGAGATAGCTCGATATTTAGAGGTGTCCTTAATTCCCAGGTCCCTTTTAGGTATATGACATGGTGAAACTGCCGTGTATAGACCTTTAACATACAGATTGGGGATGTTTTATACTAAGGGATATATGTGTCCAGTCTGTAACAGGCTCTGTTTTGTTCCAAGTTAACTCTGTCACACAAGGGTCACATGACTGTATCCATATAAGTATTTACTACTTAAGGTCTTACCGACCCCCACTCTAAACAACACAACAGACATACAAAACcaccttacggagtacagaaaTTGCAGCATGCTAATAGATCCAGCGGCCTACAaggacatcttcatcttgcttACTGAATGATTATAAGATTATGATGTCATCTTAGCTTCGTCTACCATAGTACCACGGAGCTATTCTCCATAGTAACCCTATTTCGCGTACTTAATTGCCTAGGATCCAGgaagaaattcatcatcTTGAAGAGATACTTTAAGTACGTGTGTACGTTTAGATTATCATCTACTAATACCTAATCTGTGTTCCAGAACTCCAGTCCCTCAAGGAGGAGGTTCAACTTAATGTACTATGCGGGTGAGGGCtattattactatattgGGTTAGTCAGTAAACGAAGGTGCTAAAAGAGGTAATCCTTCGGGCTGCCTGGAGTCCTGAGAAATTCCTTGGTAAGCATGCTGGTTGCTTGAAGCTATGCATGTGGGTATTACTAGTACAAGCAACATAAGAGATTGTATGCTTATCAcatattactattttcttcACCCACAATGGAGGTTAAAGAAGTATGTGACCCCCTATACCTATAAGTACCTATGCCCGGTACTATGAGCTGCCAGGTACCTATAGGTACGAATATATTACTTTTGAGCCCCCACTGTAGCTGTCGAGAGAATCATTAGCTCTCACATGCACATACATGGGTGTTGTTGTATCATAGCATAACCTTATACATACGCGTTTCCAAGAAAAAGTCATAATACACCAAGAATAAATGACTAATCTAAGTATGTATAACTATATTCATAAGAAGTTCCCCACAAAACTCAACTAGAAGAAAATCCACACCCCACTTCCCAATACACACTCTGATAATCACAATTTGACAGTTGGCTTTAGATACTTCGGTTATTCTCATCTGACCAAGGGTTTTTCAGGAGAGATAATCGCAGCAATATGGTATACTACTTTACATCGAATGTGGTTGAACCATCCGCTTTTATCTATGTCGGGAAAGACAAATTTGAGAGTATGACCGCTATATTTCAAGCTCAAGCACATGGCACAAGTCTGACAATGATTGAAACTAGATGAGGATCTTATAAAATATGGTTTAGAGAAGGATGTTTGGTAACATCATCGTTGTTTGACCCTCTTTGTGGCAGTGTGTGCTAACAGTCGCTGGTCTTGATGACCTGTATAGGGTTCGTTATTATCCCATTTACTTAGAAAAGTTCTCATGAGCGCTAACTTATGTGATCAGTTTCATGTTGATAACTTGTCCAGTGCACATGTCTATCTTCGTCTCCGTGATAGTGAATCATGGGACAATATCCCACAACCCCTTCTGGAAGACTGCGCACAGCTTACAAAGGCGAATTCTATTGAGGGTGAaccatctttccattcatAATTCATCCATTGTGCTGTTACCAATACGTAGTGAGCTAACTTACGGGCTAGGGAATAAGAAAGACAACATCACAGTCATCTATACGCCATGGTCGAACTTGATGAAAGATGGGTCTATGGCTACTGGCCAAGTCTCATTTCACAATCCCAAGTTGGTGCGCAAAGTTCTAGTACGACAAAGGGAGAATGTTATAGTCAACCGGCTTAATAAAACCCGCGTGGAAAAATTTCCCGATCTTATGGCAGAGAAAAACGAGTCtctgaaaaagaagcagagagaggagaggaagaccagaGAGGAGCAGCgagcaagagaaaaacaagaaaagagagaaagggaaCGATTGAAGTGGCAGAAAGTGCATGCCTACGATGATCTGATGAGCGAGGAAAACATCCAGGCAAGCAGCAATCAAGATCGGGATCCTGACTTCCTTGATGACTTCATGTGATCACAAAAATCCAGCTTCCGTGGGAAACCATCCTGTGGATATATTAAACTAATCTTTTCCACTTCTACATCGGCTTAGGCATAGTACTGGACGCCCGAGAGAATCCTCATTTTGATCACCGGCTCTACCTGGTTTCTGATCAGAAACCAAAGCAGGTTCTGCtgcttttttcctttcctttctctttcgtttcGTTTTCAGTtgtatatattcttttgatttattaGCGATCCTGTTGGTCATAGCTGGTTGAACAATATCCTTCATGGCGAGTTTTctgtgttcttttttttttaaccttCGGTATTGGGAACATACTACGTGGCGCTTAGATGTAAATAGCCAATGGGGAAATCTCTGGACATGAAGTGAACCCGATGACACAAACTCGAATTCATACGGAAATTGAAAGACACACTTTCTTGCTTCTGCTAAGTCTGGTGCTTTCGCAGCTCAATGAATTGGGGTATGTtgttgtatgtacatacatgtacCTAAGCGAAAGGTTCGGACTTCGGGAGTTAGCGAATAACTGCGGCCGCGCTAAAGGATGTTGACAGCTATGGTCTTGATCTCGTAACCACGCCCGAGTGGCCGCCATCATCGACCTAAAGAGACGTAACATATCCCGAAAAatctaaaagaaaaatgcacGAAGGTACGCATCTGATTAGCGAGCAGCTCCCATACACTCCTCTGAGTGCCGTTCTTACAAATCACTCTTGACCAGACGGCAACCCGAAaaccaagaggaagaacaagggcTCCGCAAAGAACGGGGAAGGCAATGACAAAAATATTGAAGCTAAGCAGGACACGTCTGCAAAGCTACGGGAGGAGGGATCGTCTGACTTGCTTATTTCAAGTGTGGGTGGTCTTACGCCTAATTAATGTGCTCAGCGATTACTGATAACAGAGACCAGGTCGTGCCCAATTCGACCGAGGAGACAGTTAcagagaagcagaaggcccGCATGAGTGAAGATGGCAGCGTTTCCAATGATGGTATAAAAAATGACTCCAGTAACCAGCAACAAGCAGTATCCCGatatggagaaaaggaggacaTTTGCAGTATGGCCAAATCACCCCCCGATGCACTCCAATCGAAAGAACGGTTTGACGCTCTTGTTCGGGATCGGGACTTCCTACGTGCTGAGGTGACGGACATGCGGAGGTCATTAGAAGAAATACAATCTAAACATCGAGCGGACATGGAAGCTCTACAGCACAAACTGAACGATGCCGAGGGTAAAAAGGAACACGCAGAATCACAATTCCAGAAACTATTAGAACGTGTCAATACGATCAAGTCGCAGCTAGGTGAACGACTCAAGGAAGACGCTGTGCGTCCCTTCACATTAAACCCGAACCGTTGCTCTGTAGCTAACATTTTGATAGGAGGAACTTGCTCAAGCTAGATTAAAAATCggggagctggaagaacAGAACGCGGCGTTGAAAGATAATTTTCAGGGGAAGTGCTCTGAGCTGGCAGAGCTCTCGGAAGCGAATGAACACAAGTCGAAGGAGATCTTAACATTACGAGACCGGACGAACTTGTCACAGCAGAACtggctgaaggagaaggaagaactaTTCGAACAACAATCATATCTTCAATCTGAATTCGAGCAAGCTAAGGAGGCTATGCACAACTGGGAAGTTCTTGCTATGGAAGAGCGGTCCATCAGGGAAACCCTAGGTGAGAAAGTCGTAGACCTTGAGGAGCAGCTTGCTAGCCTCAGAGATGCCTATGAAAGAACATCCGATGAGCGCGATTCTCAATTATCCGCTGTGGACGGGCTACAGCGAGCCCTGCAGGAAATCCAGACAGGTAAGTAAATTCttacatatatattgttGTAGATGTAAGTTTTAACATATTCTAGCTCGCCGAAAAGAACTTCGTGAGCTCGTAGAGAGCTCTGACTCTCAACTCGAAGAGCTAAAACAAGCCCTTCATTGTGCAGAGAAAAAGGCGTTGGACGCTGATAAAGCTCTCGGAAGTGCCCAGAAAGAACTGGAGCGAGTGAGGCCgtttgaaaaagaagtaaaggaaaagaaccTCCTCATTGGTAAACTTAGA from Aspergillus oryzae RIB40 DNA, chromosome 1 encodes the following:
- a CDS encoding glycerol-3-phosphate dehydrogenase GUT2 (glycerol-3-phosphate dehydrogenase), with protein sequence MAARHSRRLLRPLLYTSAAAAAGAGVLYISYRPRNIPGSEAPAVPPPGYHEGKLVPPSFPSIKSRLEQIQDLKRSSSGDDSDVYDLLIIGAGATGSGIALDAATRGLKVAVVERDDFSSGTSSKSTKLVHGGVRYLEKAVWELDYNQYKLVKEALRERKYFLNTAPHLSSWLPIMVPVQKWWQAPYFWVGTKFYDYLAGSEGIESSYFLPKSKAIDAFPMLRKDNMIGAMVYYDGAHNDSRMNVSLAMTAALYGSTVVNHMQVTGLTKDASGNLNGARVKDIIPGKNGQEEGEFTIRAKGIINATGPFTDSIRKMDEPDVKEIVAPSSGVHVILPGYYSPSDMGLIDPSTSDGRVIFFLPWQGNTIAGTTDQPTEITTQPEPSEKDINWILSEVRGYLAPDINVERSDVLAAWSGIRPLVRDPKVKSSEALVRNHLITVSPSGLLTCAGGKWTTYRQMAEEAVDEAINVFNLKPRHVSQVPDISGVGGSGLVADGAVLDGSCQTHQVRLIGAHGYSKTLFINLIQHFGLETDVAQHLTQSYGDRAWQVAALSSPTNARFPVRGQRISALYPFIDGEVRYAVRHEYAQTAVDVIARRTRLAFLNAEAALEALPNIIDLMSEELNWDNKRKDLEWKESVSFLSSMGLPKNFLGLSRAQVEAGKVKQVDSAEHQASSRTDPPADVLNSDLHPETSVASEASSRLISSESAANK
- a CDS encoding putative DUF814 domain protein (predicted coiled-coil protein), with product MVYYFTSNVVEPSAFIYVGKDKFENEDLIKYGLEKDVCAHVYLRLRDSESWDNIPQPLLEDCAQLTKANSIEGNKKDNITVIYTPWSNLMKDGSMATGQVSFHNPKLVRKVLVRQRENVIVNRLNKTRVEKFPDLMAEKNESLKKKQREERKTREEQRAREKQEKRERERLKWQKVHAYDDLMSEENIQASSNQDRDPDFLDDFM